CCGCCCTGGGAGCGCCGAAGTTCATGGAGTTCCCGAAGTAGGCTGCCTCGCCGACGACGACGTCAGCGCCGAGTTCCCCCGGAGCCTCAACTACCCCAAGTATTGTCGGGTCGACCCCAACAACGAAGAGTGCCCCGGCATCGTGGGCTATCTCCCCTATCTCCTCGATGTTTTCTTCGAGGAGGCCGAAGAAGTTGGGTATCTCGACGTAGACACCGGCGGCGCCTTCAACCGCTTCTTTCAGCTTTTCAAGGTCAAGCTGTCCCCGTTCATCCCAGGGGACCTCAACCTTCCCGAGGCCCGGTCCCGAGGTATATGCTCTCAGAACCTCCTTTTTTTCGGGACTGAGTGCCTTGGGGATAACGAACTTCTTCCTTTTCGTGTGCCTGGCTGCCATCAGCGCCGCCTCTGCCATCGCCGTCCCCCAGTCGTACATTGAGGAGTTAACTATCGGCAGGCCAATCAGCTCCGCGATGAGGCTCTGGTACTCAAAGAGAGCCTGGAGCATGCCCTGGCTTACCTCCGGTTGATAGGGAGTGTATGCCGTCAGGAATTCACTCCTTTCGATAAGGTACTTGACGTGTGCCGGGACGTAGTGGAAGTATGTTCCCGCCCCCAAAAAGCTCGGCATCTCGAGAACCGTTTTGTTCCGGCTCAGGATACCGTTCAGCTCAGTGAAGACCTCGTACTCGCTCTTTCCCTCTGGAAGGTTGAACTCCTTGACCATTCCTTCCGGCACATCGGAGAACAGCTCTTCAATCCGCTCAAACCCGATTTCCCTCAGCATCTCCTCCTTCTGCGGGAGGTTCGGGAGGTAGTGTCTTCCCATGCCTATCACCTTCTTAACTTTAAGACGCTCGTTGAAAGTTGGGCGGGAAGAATATATGCTTTGTGCCGGCGGCAACCTTAAAAGCCAAGCCCCCACCCTAACCTTATGATAGACTGCATCAACCGCTCGCACCGGTCATTATTATTGCCTCAATGGTGACTCCCTTTGAATGCATCAGAAGGGGTGGTTAAATGATAATCGCCTTCGACTTCGACGGGACGCTGGCAGATACCTACTGGTGCATTGAGGAGGCATTCAAACGCGCCCTTCAGAGGCGTTACCGCTGGCTTCCAGGGAAGGTACTCTGGGCGAAGCTTTTAACTAAGGTAGAGCTTCAGTTCGAGAGACCAACCTTGGGGGGGCACAAGAAGAAGACGAAGGTTCCGTTCTTCCTCAGGACGAAGTTCTTTGAGACGTGGTTTGAGGAGAGGGCAAAGCTAACAAGGCCGATAGATGATTCCCCCGAACTGCTGAAGAAGCTCAAGGAGGAAGGTCACACCGTCATCTCCTTCTCGGCGGAGGACTTCATGGACGGTATGAAGGCCAGAAGGTTGAAGATGATGGGGGTCTACGACCTTTTCGACGATGTTGTGGTCTTCGGGCACGAGATGACGCTCGACGAGGCCTTCAAGCTCGTCCGCGAGAAGTATGGAAACGAGACCTTCATCTGGGTCGACGACAAGCCATGGCGCTTCATAGGGCATGGTGACGGGAACACGGAATATGTATGGTACTACTTCCCGTTCACCGCAAGATTCATTGAGAAGAAGCGGGAGAGGCTCGCACTCATACCGCACCTGCACATCATACGGGATCTGTGGAGCATCTTTGATGTGATAAAGAACGTGGAGCACGGAAAACATTTTTAGATGTTGAGATCGATATTGTTAAAAGATGATGGGTATGAAGAATAAGGTCCTCATAGGATTGCTCGCAACTTTCATCCTCATTGTCATCATAGGTCTTGGTCCTTGGTGGAAGGACATATCAGGTGGCATAACACCCTCTGGACCCAACGTCACAGCCACCTATCTGGGCATCCACAAGCCGCAGAACATTGGTGACTGGCAGTTCGTTGTCAAAGATCCCATCCTGACCGACTGCATGGTGGCCTACCTTTACGAATACGACGGAACAGGCAAGCTGACGGTCTACGAGATAGACGCCGGGACGCTGGAGGCACTTGGGCTTAAAAACAGAAGGAGTAACTGCACGAACGTCCTCAGATATGGGGTTTTCGCGGTCAACTTTACGGGGATGCCTGAGGCTCTGTCCATAGAGATATGGGTGAGCAAGAGTTCAACCGGAGGTCATGATGTCTACTTCCAGCAGCTTGGGGACTGGCGCTTTGTCAACGGATCATACATAGGTTACATCGCGCCGCCTATGAACAATGACTACGCCCTTATGAACATAACCACCGTGGAGGAGCTGGTAAACAAAACTGGTATTCATATGATAAAGAGATGAGCTAACCTGAGTCGGCGTTGGTGTACTCAACGGTATCCTCAACGAACTCGTCGTAGGTTCCCCCATTAACTTCTTCCAGTTTTATGGAGAACTCCCTTCCCAGCGACCACCTAACCGCAATGGGACCCCTATCCGTTTCAGCTATGATGAGTCCGAAGGGTAAATCACCGGCCCAGTGGTGCTTTGAGAAAGTTACCTCAAAGCCCCTCCTTTTAAGCTCTTTCAGCACCTCTTCGTAGGTTCTGCCCGGTCCGTATGGACTTTTGACGAAGCCAATGTAGGCCATTTTTACTCACCATTGTTCCATTAATAGGCAGATTTAAAACCTTTTCGGTTCTCTTAACAAAGCTTAAAAGCCGAGAGAAAAACCTAAAAACATGAAACCAGTTCCATTGCCAGACCGAGCACTCAAACTCAATGGGAACCTCATAATAGCGGACCTCCACCTCGGCTACGAGATCAGCATGGCGAGGAAGGGATTCTACCTGCCGCGGGTTTTCCACGAGGTCGTCGGAAAGCTGAAAGCTATCCTCGAAAGGGAGAGGCTAAAGCGTCTCGTAATTAACGGTGACCTAAAGCACTCCTTCGTCTCCGAGTGGCGTGAAAGGGAAGAGCTAAAGGCCTTCTTTAAGGAGGTTTCCCCGCTCGTTGATGAGCTGGTTCTCGTGAGGGGCAACCACGACGTTGGAACGCTCTGGCTAAGGAAGCTTGGTGTTGAGGTCATTGACGAGCTTGAAATTGGAAAGTGGAAGCTCGTCCACGGGCATAATCTCGTCGAGGGTGAGCGCTTTATCCTGGGACACGAGCATCCAGCGATAAGGCTACGCGACGAGGTGGGGGCGCTTGTCAAGATGCCTGCTTTCTTAGTAAGCGACGAGCTAATAGTCCTTCCTGCCTTCAGTCCATGGGCCTACGGCAACGACGTGCTGAGGGAGATAGTCTCACCATTTCTAAGGGCCTACGACATTTCAAAGGCTCGCGTGCTCGTTCCGTTAGGGGACGAGATCCTCGACTTTGGTGAGCTCGGAAGGTTGTCCGGAATCATCTGGAAACTCCCCTCCACAAACCTTTAAACTTCAAAGAAGTAAACCCGTCGGTGGTAACGTGAACGCGCTCAGCGCCCTGATATTCTTCGCCTACGCCCCGGCACTGGCGATACTCTGGTACTTCTATCACGCGGACAGATATGAACCCGAGCCGAGGCGCTACGTTATCGGGACATTTATCCTCGGAGGAACCCTCTCCGTCGGGATAGCCTACATCTTAGAGAGCATCCTGACGATTGGGGGGATGATACAGCCCCTCCTCCCCACGACGACCTTTTATGTTGCGCTCGTTGCTGGACTCGTAGAGGAGCCTTCAAAGGCGTTGGCTGTAAGATGGCCTTTCAAAGCGGGTCAGATGGATGGTATAATGGACGGCTTAGTCTATGGGGCCGCTGCGGGTCTCGGCTTTGCTGCCACCGAAAACTTCATGTACGGTCTTGGCTGGGGGTTGGGCGTTACCCTGACGCGGGCGTTCCTTACTCCATTCGCCCACGCAACGTGGAGCGCGATAATCGGCGTTGGTTATGGGTTAAAGGCGGAGGGAAAGGTTGACTCCCTGACCGGTTACTACCTTCTGGCGATCTTCCTTCACTTTCTCTGGGACTACTATGCCTTCATGAGCGCCACGATCCCGGCCTACAACATCGTCCTGATAGTCCTCATCGGCGTTAATCTGGCCATACTAAGGTACTTCATGATTGCCGGCCTCGCGGAGGACAGGGCGAGGCTCTGGTATTACTGGCTTAGGAGGGGTGGTTGAGATGGGAAAGGTTGAGGATGCACTCTTTGAGGCTAGGCCCTACGTTGAGTACTGGGATGGGTTGAAAGAACTCGTTGAGAAGCTTTGGAAGGACACGGAAAACGAAGAGGAGTTCCTAAATAGGATAAAATCGGAGATGGAAATGGCGGAAGAGCCTTTCAGAACCGACCTCAGGATATTCCTACAGAAGTTCGAGGTTCTTTGATTTTTCCCCAAACCTCAGCTTGTCTTTAGAACCGTGAACCAAAAGGTTTTTTGAAAATCCCACCAACGTGTTAGGGGGATTGAAATGAAGAGGACTTTAGCGGTGCTCATCCTGGTTATCGCTGCTGGAATAGCTGGAGCGTGGTACCTGAGGGGCAGCGGAAGCATCATCCACCAGCAGTCTCCGCTGGCCGTTAAAGGGCAGATACTGGCAAGGCTTGGTGCGATGGACTGTTACACCTACACCCAGAACATAACCGTTAGTTCGGGAAATGTCACTGTGAGATCCAGCGTGGAGGGAGGGCTAAACAACGGGACGTATTACTTCCACGGGAGGAGGAGCGGAACTGAGTGGTGGGGAACCATAAGGGGCCGCCACTTGGTTGAAAGGGTAGTCAACGCGGGGGAGAAAAAGGAGTTCAACATCAACCTCACGGAAAATGAGCTGTCTGCAATGATGATGTACGAGCCGGTTCAGCTGGCCATCCGCGCACTGGGAAGCTCTGATAAGGTTAGCGTCTCAGGCCAATGGCTCGTCTGCAACTTCACACTGCCGGAAACTGGGGGCGGGAGTCCAGAGACGTTCGCAGGAACCATCAAAGTGAAATTCAACGATCATTACATACCCACGAGGTTGATTGTTGATAGCATCGTGACATCCAACGGGGAGACCGTGAAGAGGGTTTCGTTCTCGGCCGACATTAAAGAAGAATGCTGGATACCGGAATGGGAAAAAATACTAGAGACGGGGTGAGGAGTTAAGCCCCCCTCGTCGCCACTATTTTTACCCCCTCCCACTCGGCAACGACATCGCCGACTTTTATCGGAGCCTTGAGCTTTAGCCCCGCTAGAAACCTCATCAACTCGGGTATCCTCTCCTTAGGAACCGACTCTGCCGTTCTGACGCTCACCGTTGGGAGGGCATCCCCTTCGACAGGAACAACACTCATGACAATTCTTTTTGGGTTTGTGACCTCCTGAACCGCCCATTCCTCCCCCCTGGGACAGGTGCAACCTCGAACCTCTTTAATTTTCCCGTCCTCGACCTCAACCTCTATGGAACAGCCGAGGGGGCAGACTATGCAGGTAAAGCGGTAGATCATATCCTCACCACCTCCACTGTAAGCTTCTCGGTTTTCCTGATTTCCTTGGACCTCAGCGTTATCCTGAGCATTTCCGCGGGCTTGACCACGGGGAGTCTAACCCTCTTGGATATCTCCGGAATCCTCAGTTCAACGTTCTCCATTGGTTTTGCAACGCGGAGGTAGAGGTAGACATCCCTCTCACCGCTGAGATAGTGTGGAGCGAGGAGGCGGACGTTTTCACCTTTCTCAACTTTAATCCACTTCCTACTCTCAATTCCTCCATTGTTGATGAATTCCTTTGCACCTTCCGCCGCTAATTCACCCTGCTCCGCCACGTAGTCAACGAGGTCGTTTATGAGGAGGGAGTTGCCCGCTGCGAAAATCCCCGGAACGCTCGTCTCAAGACGATCGTTGACGATTGGTCCACCGGTTGCTGGATCAATCTCAACTCCAACCTTTTTCAGCTTCTTAACGCTCGGAACCAAGCCAGCTGAGATCACTAAGGTATCTGCATCAATCCAGAATTCGCTTCCCGGAATCTCCCTGAGGTTTTCATCAACTTTCACGACCTTCACTCGTTTGACCCTTCCCTTTCCGCGCACTTCGACAACCTTGTGGCCTAGGTAGAGGGGGATGTTGAAATCGCGGAGTATCATGACATTCCTCGCTAGGCCCCCAGGGTAGGGCATCAGTTCTACGACCGCCTTGACCTTGGCGCCCTCGAGGGCAAAGCGGCGTGCCATTATAAGGCCCACGTCGCCGGAACCAACTATGACGACCTCCTTTCCTGGCAGGATGCCGTAGATGTCCATCAACGTCTGGGCCTCACCTGCCGTGTAAATTCCAGAAACCCTGTCTCCAACTATTCCAACTTCAAAGGCGTGCCTTTCGCGAGCGCCGGCGGCGTAGATCACGGTCCTGGTCCAGGCCTGGTAGGCACCGCTCGGTGATGTAAATATTACCACCTTCTCAAGATCGGAATAATTCCTGATCTCTAGAACCCTAGCAGATGTTCTGCACTCCACTCCAAGTTCGACCAGCCTCTTTGCAAGTCTGGACGCGAACTCCGGGCCGGTAAGCTCCTCCTTGAAGTAATGAAGCCCAAAACCGGGATGGATGCACTGGGGGAGGATTCCTCCAAGGTAATCCCTCTCATCGAGGAGTAACACCTTCAGGCCGAGTTCCTTCGCTTTAATGGAAGCCGCCATTCCCGCCGGTCCACCACCGATGACGACCACGTCGTAGTTAAGCATGGGGATCCTCGGGAACATCAGGCATCCCCCCTGATAAGAACTTTGACATCTCCAATGCCAATCTCACTCCCTCTACCCTTCAGCGTGACCTTCCAGGATTCGGTATCATACTCTTTAGCTAAAAGCTGGACTATCTTGGGTCTGCAGAAGGCGCCTTGGCAGGTTCCTGTCATGGCCTTCGTCCTGAACTTAATGGAGTCGAGACTGGGTGTCTTAACTCCTATGAACTTCATCCTCTCTATCGCCTCCAAGATGTCGCCCTCGCTTACGTTGTTGCAGCGGCAGATGATCCTGCCGTATGCAGGGTTCCCCTTCACCATCTCGTTGACCTTTTCTGGAGGGAGCATGAAGAAGTGCGTTATCTCCCTCCGGTAGGGGTTCCACTTCTCCTTCTCGACCAGCTTGATTCCAAGGTCGCGCTCGATTATCTCAGTAACCTCATACGCTATCGCCGGAGCACTCGTGAGGCCTGGAGAGCGGATTCCAGCGACGTTTATGAAGCCCTCGACATCTTTCTCGGCCCTAATTATGAAGTCCCCACCGGTTGGTTCGGGTCTCAATCCCGCGAAGGTCCTTATCACCTTGCTCTTCAGCGGGAGCTGCGGCCAGAGCTTCTTTGCCCCTTTCCATACCTTCTCAAGGCCCTCCTCAGTCGTTGCAAAGTTCTCCTTCTCCTCGGGCGGCAGATCCTGGGCGTTGGGACCTATCATGAGGTGCCCGCTCACCTCGCTTGTAACGACGATACCCTTGCTTATAGGCGTCGGAGTGGGGAACAGAACGTGGTTCGGGCCTGGAACGGTATCATCGAAAAGGAAGTACTCCCCCTTCCTCGGGTGTATCTCGAAGTAGTCTATACCCGCCATCCTTGCTATCTCATCCGCATGAAGCCCGGCGGCGTTGATTACAACGTCAGCCTCGATGAAGCCGTTGTTCGTCTCAACACCCTTAACCTCGCCGTTCTCGACCTTTATGTCCCTGACTTCCGTTTCTAAGTGCGTCTTAACTCCGTTTGCTACGGCGTTTTCAACGAGCGCTATAACCGCCGGAATCGGCGCTATTTGGCCGACTATCGGAACCCAGAGGGCACCGAGGGCTTCTTTGGTGAGGTGGGGTTCCATGCGGAAAAGCTCTTCCCTCCCGATTATCCTCATCTCGGGGACGCCGTTCCTCCTCCCGCGTTCAAGGAGCCTCTCAAGCTCGTCGAAGTCCTCATCCTTGGTGGCAACTATTAAAGCCCCGTTCCAGACATGGGCGATCTGGAGTTCCTTGACCCACTGGTGCCATAGGCGGTTCCCCCTTATACAGAGTTTCGCCCTCGTTGGGTACTTCTCGGGGTCATCGTCGTAGCCTCCATGGATTAGGGCGGTGTTGGCCTTGCTCACACCCCAGCCCACGTCCGGGGCCTTCTCGATGAGGTGAACCTCTAGGTTCTCATACCTGCTCAGAACGCGCGCTATGCTCGCGCCGCTTATTCCAGCACCTATTATGGCAACTTTCGTTTTCATATCCCTCCCTCCGATATAACCATAGAAAAGCCTTCACCCGTTTTAAAGCTTTCTCCAACCTTTGGTTTATCACAAGAGAAACGAGAGAACAGTTCTGGGCATAAGGAGGGAGGACGTGAGTGACCACTGGGAAGGAGACCATCTCTGTACATCTGGCTATCATGGAGGACAGCCCCACCAAGCTCACTCCGAACCCCACTTTCCAAGGATGATGAA
The DNA window shown above is from Thermococcus sp. and carries:
- the gcvPA gene encoding aminomethyl-transferring glycine dehydrogenase subunit GcvPA, which produces MGRHYLPNLPQKEEMLREIGFERIEELFSDVPEGMVKEFNLPEGKSEYEVFTELNGILSRNKTVLEMPSFLGAGTYFHYVPAHVKYLIERSEFLTAYTPYQPEVSQGMLQALFEYQSLIAELIGLPIVNSSMYDWGTAMAEAALMAARHTKRKKFVIPKALSPEKKEVLRAYTSGPGLGKVEVPWDERGQLDLEKLKEAVEGAAGVYVEIPNFFGLLEENIEEIGEIAHDAGALFVVGVDPTILGVVEAPGELGADVVVGEAAYFGNSMNFGAPRAGIFAVRNDRKLVRQMPGRIIGMTKTGDGKRAFVMTLQTREQHIRRAKATSNICSNEALVAVAAAIHLATLGPNGLRELGETILKNTAYLKKRLSEVAEVPFSGVNFKDVPVRFGVPYEVVHERLLEKGIHGGYYLGRHFPELGETALFAATETTRKEWVDELIDVLKEVA
- a CDS encoding HAD family hydrolase; protein product: MIIAFDFDGTLADTYWCIEEAFKRALQRRYRWLPGKVLWAKLLTKVELQFERPTLGGHKKKTKVPFFLRTKFFETWFEERAKLTRPIDDSPELLKKLKEEGHTVISFSAEDFMDGMKARRLKMMGVYDLFDDVVVFGHEMTLDEAFKLVREKYGNETFIWVDDKPWRFIGHGDGNTEYVWYYFPFTARFIEKKRERLALIPHLHIIRDLWSIFDVIKNVEHGKHF
- a CDS encoding metallophosphoesterase translates to MKPVPLPDRALKLNGNLIIADLHLGYEISMARKGFYLPRVFHEVVGKLKAILERERLKRLVINGDLKHSFVSEWREREELKAFFKEVSPLVDELVLVRGNHDVGTLWLRKLGVEVIDELEIGKWKLVHGHNLVEGERFILGHEHPAIRLRDEVGALVKMPAFLVSDELIVLPAFSPWAYGNDVLREIVSPFLRAYDISKARVLVPLGDEILDFGELGRLSGIIWKLPSTNL
- a CDS encoding PrsW family glutamic-type intramembrane protease — translated: MNALSALIFFAYAPALAILWYFYHADRYEPEPRRYVIGTFILGGTLSVGIAYILESILTIGGMIQPLLPTTTFYVALVAGLVEEPSKALAVRWPFKAGQMDGIMDGLVYGAAAGLGFAATENFMYGLGWGLGVTLTRAFLTPFAHATWSAIIGVGYGLKAEGKVDSLTGYYLLAIFLHFLWDYYAFMSATIPAYNIVLIVLIGVNLAILRYFMIAGLAEDRARLWYYWLRRGG
- a CDS encoding DUF1667 domain-containing protein gives rise to the protein MIYRFTCIVCPLGCSIEVEVEDGKIKEVRGCTCPRGEEWAVQEVTNPKRIVMSVVPVEGDALPTVSVRTAESVPKERIPELMRFLAGLKLKAPIKVGDVVAEWEGVKIVATRGA
- a CDS encoding NAD(P)/FAD-dependent oxidoreductase, translated to MFPRIPMLNYDVVVIGGGPAGMAASIKAKELGLKVLLLDERDYLGGILPQCIHPGFGLHYFKEELTGPEFASRLAKRLVELGVECRTSARVLEIRNYSDLEKVVIFTSPSGAYQAWTRTVIYAAGARERHAFEVGIVGDRVSGIYTAGEAQTLMDIYGILPGKEVVIVGSGDVGLIMARRFALEGAKVKAVVELMPYPGGLARNVMILRDFNIPLYLGHKVVEVRGKGRVKRVKVVKVDENLREIPGSEFWIDADTLVISAGLVPSVKKLKKVGVEIDPATGGPIVNDRLETSVPGIFAAGNSLLINDLVDYVAEQGELAAEGAKEFINNGGIESRKWIKVEKGENVRLLAPHYLSGERDVYLYLRVAKPMENVELRIPEISKRVRLPVVKPAEMLRITLRSKEIRKTEKLTVEVVRI
- a CDS encoding NAD(P)/FAD-dependent oxidoreductase, with amino-acid sequence MKTKVAIIGAGISGASIARVLSRYENLEVHLIEKAPDVGWGVSKANTALIHGGYDDDPEKYPTRAKLCIRGNRLWHQWVKELQIAHVWNGALIVATKDEDFDELERLLERGRRNGVPEMRIIGREELFRMEPHLTKEALGALWVPIVGQIAPIPAVIALVENAVANGVKTHLETEVRDIKVENGEVKGVETNNGFIEADVVINAAGLHADEIARMAGIDYFEIHPRKGEYFLFDDTVPGPNHVLFPTPTPISKGIVVTSEVSGHLMIGPNAQDLPPEEKENFATTEEGLEKVWKGAKKLWPQLPLKSKVIRTFAGLRPEPTGGDFIIRAEKDVEGFINVAGIRSPGLTSAPAIAYEVTEIIERDLGIKLVEKEKWNPYRREITHFFMLPPEKVNEMVKGNPAYGRIICRCNNVSEGDILEAIERMKFIGVKTPSLDSIKFRTKAMTGTCQGAFCRPKIVQLLAKEYDTESWKVTLKGRGSEIGIGDVKVLIRGDA